From the genome of Xyrauchen texanus isolate HMW12.3.18 chromosome 22, RBS_HiC_50CHRs, whole genome shotgun sequence, one region includes:
- the msh4 gene encoding mutS protein homolog 4: MLCSSTEEVTPGSSSEPGPSSTSVTPHVSSLPTIYGQVMCRQRQDPLSSSVLQISHGSDDVRNSLCLGSTAATDTGAQSSVFTDTTPVGAQCQLNIRGANRISSSVGSSALTVLSRSFSTPRLRTTPALTHHGRTPQRDINMTTSSSASLSHGASVIVAVVEGRGLARGEIGMASINMKCPELVLSQFADTGTYAKVITKLHNLMPVEILMPDTASVKGQGTKLYKLITETFPSVSFTAVLRKHFNEKKGLEYIEQLCVPEFSTVLMEVQTKYYCLASAAALLKYFEFVQNSVFAPKSLKVTFTGSEQTTMIDAVSASNLELVVNNRDHRSGHTLFGVLNYTKTAGGERRLRCNILEPLLDVDTINSRLDTIQELLQNEELFFGLKKATAHFLDIDELLSALIQVPKQETVSVAEAKITQVIQLKHTLELVPSLKGLLKHSKTALLQAYYTSLEDSRFKSILDQIKSMINDDTSYMKGSLNMRTQKCYAVRPNVNEFLDIARRAYTEVVDDIAGLVNQLGEKYSLPLRTSYSSVRGFFIQLRLEGGVLPGGKLPDVFIKVSKQKSNYGFTTVDLMKMNDHCEEALKEIFHMSYMVVSRSLSEVYEHIHCLYKLSDAVSLLDMLLSLAHACTVSDYVRPEFTDTLAIKQGRHPILERISGQQPISNNSYISEGSNFVIITGPNMSGKSTYLKQVALCQIMAQIGSFVPAEYASFRIADQIFTRIGVDDDFETNSSTFMVEMKEVSYIIHNASAKSLIIIDELGRGTSPEEGVGICHSICEFLINLKAFTLFATHFLELCQLETLYPNVENQHMQVQHVCRGDGRAERVEYTYLLSQGHSEERNYGIRAAEMTALPTGIIQEAKAFAAKINQRLWADHQSDPATCKERAVYRLATRLLQTARNSRLDSESLRQYLKSLKRHYEAEIQSISESIEE; the protein is encoded by the exons ATGTTGTGTAGCAGCACAGAGGAAGTGACACCGGGTTCAAGTTCAGAGCCCGGGCCAAGCAGCACTTCTGTAACCCCACATGTATCAAGTCTCCCGACCATCTACGGTCAGGTCATGTGTAGACAGCGGCAAGATCCTCTGTCATCTTCTGTCCTTCAGATCTCACATGGATCAGATGATGTCAGGAACAGTCTGTGTCTTGGATCAACTGCTGCAACTGATACTGGTGCTCAGTCATCTGTGTTCACTGACACAACACCAGTTGGAG CTCAATGCCAGCTAAATATAAGAGGAGCAAACAGAATCAGCTCTTCTGTGGGTTCATCTGCTCTGACTGTCCTGTCCAGGAGCTTCAGCACTCCACGTCTGAGGACCACACCTGCACTCACACACCATGGCCGAACCCCTCAGAGAGACATTAACA TGACGACATCTTCATCAGCATCACTGTCACATGGCGCCTCTGTGATAGTGGCTGTGGTTGAGGGTCGTGGTTTAGCTCGGGGGGAGATTGGCATGGCCAGTATCAACATGAAATGCCCAGAGCTGGTGCTTTCACAGTTTGCAGACACTGGAACTTATGCCAAG GTAATTACCAAGCTGCATAACTTGATGCCTGTTGAGATTTTAATGCCAGACACTGCTAGTGTGAAAGGACAAGGAACCAAACTCTACAAGCTCATCACCGAGACCTTCCCG TCAGTCTCGTTCACTGCTGTTCTAAGAAAGCACTTCAATGAGAAGAAGGGCCTAGAATATATAGAGCAGCTCTGTGTCCCTGAATTTAGCACTGTTCTGATGGAGGTGCAAACCAA ATACTACTGCCTGGCATCTGCAGCTGCCCTACTAAAATACTTTGAGTTTGTTCAGAACTCAGTATTTGCTCCTAAGTCCTTGAAAGTGACCTTTACAGGCAGCGAGCAGACTACAATGATTGACGCAGTGTCAGCCAGCAATTTGGAACTAGTAGTGAACAACAGAGATCACAG AAGTGGGCACACTCTATTTGGGGTCTTAAACTACACTAAGACTGCTGGTGGGGAGCGGAGGCTACGCTGCAATATTCTTGAACCCCTGCTGGATGTGGACACTATTAACTCTCGTCTGGACACCATACAG GAGCTTTTACAGAATGAGGAGCTCTTCTTTGGTTTGAAGAaag CCACTGCACACTTCCTGGATATAGATGAGCTTCTGTCTGCTCTTATTCAGGTCCCAAAGCAAGAGACG GTATCAGTGGCTGAAGCAAAAATAACACAAGTAATCCAGCTGAAGCACACTCTAGAACTGGTCCCGTCACTGAAG GGCCTGTTGAAACACTCCAAAACCGCCCTGTTGCAAGCATATTATACCTCGCTTGAAGACAGTAG ATTTAAAAGCATTCTGGACCAGATAAAATCAATGATTAATGATGACACCAGCTACATGAAAGGCAGTCTGAACATGCGCACACAGAAGTGCTATGCTGTGCGGCCCAACGTCAACGAGTTCTTAGACATTGCTCGGCGAGCCTACACAGAGGTAGTAGATGACATAGCAG GATTGGTGAATCAGCTTGGTGAAAAGTACAGCCTACCCCTCCGGACAAGTTACAGCAGTGTTCGTGGCTTCTTTATACAGCTGAGGCTGGAGGGTGGGGTTTTACCTGGGGGGAAGTTACCAGACGTGTTCATCAAA GTGAGCAAGCAGAAGAGCAACTATGGCTTCACCACTGTAGACCTCATGAAAATGAATGATCACTGTGAGGAGGCTTTGAAGGAGATTTTCCACATGTCTTATAT GGTGGTGTCCAGGTCATTGAGTGAGGTCTATGAACATATCCACTGCCTGTACAAACTGTCTGATGCTGTTTCTCTGCTGGACATGTTGCTCTCTTTGGCTCATGCTTGCACTGTCTCAGACTATG TGCGTCCTGAGTTCACTGATACATTGGCGATAAAGCAGGGTCGCCACCCCATCCTGGAGCGCATTTCTGGGCAACAACCCATCTCCAACAACAGCTACATATCTGAGGGAAGCAATTTTGTCATCATAACAGGCCCCAACATGAGTGGCAAATCCACCTACCTCAAACAGGTGGCCCTCTGCCAGATAATGGCTCAGATAG GTTCCTTTGTGCCTGCTGAGTATGCCTCTTTTCGAATTGCGGATCAGATTTTCACCAGAATTGGAGTAGATGATGACTTTGAGACCAACTCCTCCACGTTTATGGTTGAGATGAAAGAG GTGTCTTATATCATCCACAATGCAAGTGCCAAGTCACTTATTATTATCGATGAGCTGGGTCGAGGCACTAGTCCAGAGGAGGGCGTTGGTATCTGCCACAGTATCTGTGAATTCCTCATAAATCTAAag gcCTTTACACTGTTTGCTACACACTTTCTTGAGCTATGCCAGCTGGAAACTCTTTATCCCAATGTGGAGAACCAACACATGCAGGTTCAGCATGTCTGCAGAGGAGATGGCAGAGCAGAGAGAGTAGAGTATACATATCTGCTGAGCCAAGGCCACTCAGAGGAGCGCAACTATG GTATAAGAGCAGCGGAGATGACTGCACTACCAACCGGCATTATTCAGGAGGCCAAAGCTTTTGCTGCCAAAATCAACCAAAGGCTATGG GCTGATCATCAAAGTGACCCTGCCACTTGCAAAGAGAGGGCAGTGTATCGTCTAGCCACCAGATTGTTACAGACAGCCCGTAACTCACGATTAGACTCTGAGAGTTTACGTCAGTACCTGAAAAGCTTGAAAAGACACTATGAGGCTGAAATACAGAGCATTTCAGAGTCCATAGAGGAGTGA